A region of the Arachis hypogaea cultivar Tifrunner chromosome 15, arahy.Tifrunner.gnm2.J5K5, whole genome shotgun sequence genome:
CCTCCAGCAGTTGATGATGCATAATCACCCAAATTaggatcatcatcaccatcaccagAAGAATCTTGattttgattctgattctgattctgatcgTGGTCATGTCTCCTACTAATACCCCtgttaaaagaaaaactaacccAAACTTCACCATTACCgattcttctcctctctctttctcctccttcttgttcttcttctccttcactATCCCTCTTTTTCCCTTCATCTTTTTCCTCAACCGGCATCTCGTACCTGCAAACAGGGCAAGTTCCATGCATCCCAAGCCACTTCTCAATGCAATTCGGATGAAACCTGTGCTTACATGGCATCTCCTTAACCAAAGCACCAACACCAAAATCCTCCAAACACACAACACACTCTCCTACTTCAGCTTCACCTTCTTCGATTACAAAGCTCGGCATGGCGTCAATGGATTCCTTCGTAGCTGGAGGTCTTCCAGCTTTGCGGCTGTTGTTAACGGCCATGTCGCGAAACAGAGCTTCGAGGCTTGAAGCGCCGTCGATGACAACCATGCTTTGCGTGAAGGGGTTCACTAGTATGATCCTCTCTCGGTTGGGAGCATCGGTGGTCCTTTCTCCCGTTTCGTCGTTATCTTGGTCTTGCGATGAAGAATCCCGAGATTGAGAATCAGAGAAGCCAAAGAAGAAAGGCAAAAACAGAGTCATATCTCTGTTTCTAACAAATCTTTCGAAAACGTCAGGCTCGGATGCCATGGAGCTTAAAAGGAGCAAGGTTAAATTGGTAAATTAAGAGAGCGGAGGGCTTTTGGGGTGCTTCGTGGGACTGGGTGGTGGGTTGTGAGGGGGGTTTTATGAGAGGGGGGAGGGAAATAATGGTGCGCGTACACTGAAATGTTTGAGAATGTGGTGGAAGGATCTGGAAGTTTTGGTTGTTGGAAACTTGGAATGTTAAGGAACGTGGTTATCTTGAGTATTTGCATTTGGATCAAGCTGCTATTTTCAGCTTTTCTTTTACCGGGGAGCCAGATATTTCTAGGCAATGATGAGGTGTCCCTGCCCACACGCTTTCTTACCGTGGCCTTGTCTAGCCATGCTATTAATGTTTTGTTAAGAGGAaagaaattaatattttaaaaatttagttaatttgtatcctaaaaaaatatatcaaaaatataataatatttttttacatttttttatatatttaatatatgagaaaaggacaaataagtTCCTGACCTTTTGTTTCGCAGACATTTTTGACCTTGactattaaaaaatacttttaagtcacTGACCTttacaaaatttggacggatcagtctctctatccaaatgcctccgtcagggactgatccgtccaaatgtcTCCGTcaaggactgatccgtccaagttttgtgaatgtcagggacttaaaaatattttttaatggtcaGGAATGAAAATATCCACGGGACAAAAggttagggacctatttgtctttttctcttaATATATTaaagatatgaaaaaaatattttttaataacttttagtaaattttatttatgatatttttaattttttttttaaaacataagtttGCAAAACTTACATTTTAAACAAGGTTCTTAAAATTAGATTGGCTCAAATGAAAATTTGAATTaactaaaagataataaaataatatttaaatttataaataaattaaaaagtaatgaaaatccaaaaattattcaataattaaaagtTCAACATCAACTCTCATTTAtcatatgtaaataaaaaaaaaaaaattcatccaaATTTATCTTCAATAATCAATAAAGTTTGAATTAGTATTTCCTAATTAGTTATAAATTAATATCCAATTTATGAAGTATTTATAGGTAGCATTTCttcgaaaaaaattatttacaaatttttttagataatgGATTATTGGCCAAGTTCATTATATAATTCCAacatttatattttgtttggacAGATGATAAAatgtaaaagaaagaaaataaaaatagaaaaaaagaattattttatgtgttatttgaataaaaaaaatgaatgaaaaaaaatttgaacgaaaaaaattaaaaaatgaaaaattataatagaaaaaaattatattaatatccttaagtctttttttttattaaacaaaagGTGAATTGATAATTTTTCTCTTgtttatacattatttttttattttcatctcaTCTTTGACACTTTGTttggatattaaaaaaaaaactaaaagaaaaaaaatataagaagaataaaatgagagaaaaaaatagaagaaaattaaaattatttttgtgttgtttgaataaaaaaaaatttactagattctacatttttatttatttatttatttttcatctaaacaACAAAAAAACTCACATTttaatccattttctttctttaatttttttccttccaTATTTTCTTAATCCAAACAAttgtattagaaaaaataaaagattggCTGAGAGGAATAAAAATAGTGATTTGGATGCAGGTAATACATTTATCTCTATTATTCCTAAAGTACTAGCTTCGGAGAATATTATTAACTTAAGGTCTATTAATTTTTACAATGTGTGATATAAAGTCATAATTAAAATTATAGCTACTAGGATCAAGAATTTAATGCCTTATCTTATTTCTAACCTCCAAGCTAGTTTTATACCTCGCAGAATAAATGCAGATAATATTTTAATCGCCTAAAAAGTGATTCATACtgtgaaaaacaaaaagtatcgaAAAAGTGATTAGCGCGATAAAGATTGATCTAAAAAATACTTATGAATTGTTGAATTTCGACTTTGTGGTGGATACTCTGAAGGACATGTGCAAACCAGATAATATTATTCCACTGATGCATGTTATCATAGGTGTTTGGAAATCCTCTGGAATTCAATTCCTATAGGAATAGAAATTAATTCAATTGCAGTGtttaagacaaaaataattaaattagtttagatGAAATTTAATTcagttcttttgttttctctcaaaattaatttcaattcaaATAGGTTCGATTTGGAATTTCATTCCATTGAGATttcacttaaaatttaaaatgtctaaaatatctttataatCTAATTACTTCTTCTTAACTTTTGTCATTCATTTTCTCTCAATGTGTCCCACCTTTTAATATatactctctcttctctcatcactttcattcattttttttcttttcttcaacttacttaatataacatatacattttttttaaaggtCTACTATGtagatctaaaaaaatatatacccaTATAAATTTTAAGTGTTTAACTTAGTCTAATGATATCAAGCGTTTGTCAATACGTCCGAATATTTGAAGTGAAGTTGTGTCAATCATGACATTAGCAAAAAGTgacattattttgttttattttaataacatgAATTAGTTACTATAATTTACTATTaataactaactttttttttatttgctagGTCATTAGACCACTCAACAAGTTAGTTCTTGAtagttcatatttattttttgttgttggttTGCCATTAGAATCAACCATAAagaatcatttaatttttttaattaataataattttttaatttaatattttaaaatgtattttaattatttcatataatttaataaataaatatatttattatttaaatatgatgttatattaataaagtataaaattgtctattataaaattttaattcatttgataAACATTCTAAACAAAgaaatttaattcaattatataattttattaattcatttcaaacactagaattcaattcaattatgacTGAAATTCAATTCTTaatagaattcaattcaattttataccattaaaaaatttcaaacatgTTGTTATAAAATAGACCCTGTCAAAAATTTTCTCACCATCAAGAGGCATCAAATAGGGAGATCCATTATCTCCTTATCTTTTCGTATTTTGTATTGAAAGATGATCTTACATCATTAACAAACTCGTTAATAATAAAAGATGAGAACCAACCTCTTTATTTAGAAATGGTCCTAAGATTTTTCACTGTCACTTTGCAAATGATCTAGTATTTTTGGACAAAACAAACAAGGAGAAGTGCAGATAATTAAAGATACAATGCGGATATTTTATTATAACTTGGGGCAGAGGATTAGCCTCAACAAATCATGCGTTTTTTCACCAAGAATGTGAGTCATAGCAACAGACAACAGCTCAGTCATAACTTTGGTGATGACCAAAACTTAAGGCTCATAGATACCAACAATATACCAGATTATTTAAATAATACCACGATGACTGGATATTATTCCTACAAAGATTTACGGATTGAGACAAAGAACGTctaattaaatatctaattagaTCGATCAAACCTTAAATTTTGGATTGTGGAtcttgaagaaaagaagaaatagaagaagagaatcgGGAGAATGCTTGAAGttgaaagaaaatgaataaatgaGAATGTTgaaggcttcggagatgtttgATTCATGGAAGAACAATGCTTATGCTTTCTTATTTAATCCATGCAAAACTCTTTTCACaacaaattatttatattcaAATCCCAATTTCTTGATGATTTAATTTCGCTAAACTCAATTAATCGCCAATTCTTTGGTTAACTAATCGAGAGAAGAGTTGAAGAATAGTTTTGATTTTAAGCCACATAATCTTCAAGGACTTTCACTAgctgaattatatgtcacttattcgaACTAGATCTAAATAAGTGAAGATTATGAGATGagttttaagctaattttaaaattaattttttcaaatataacatcagaatccaagaagaattataatatttcCCAATAGTTTTAACTTTTGgtgatgaagaacaaaactcaattttcaaaaagtaaagaaacatgaattaaaataaagaaaacacttaCATTATTAACTCTAACCATTAATCCTAACCTTCAATAgaggaggtttagtgactcatgataaagaaaaaactaatcctaatgatgaGAGAGGTGTGTGATCCGATGGATCATTGGGATCCGAAGATCCTCCTCCAGATGCCTCCTCTCTTGTGAAccttgttcacttatttatatcataagttctatctagaattcaaattcaaaaacttactctaatcttatctttggAAAAGAAAAGATAGCTAGTTAcctatttcaaatttaaatcaaaacaacAATTTAAATCTAATCTAAAAATAAATCCTAACAaccaaattttcatctttttagaAGGAGTTAATACTAACTAATCTCTTGAAACTTGAATTATTGGATGAGATTAAGGCTTCTTATTATTTGTATAATTGAATTTGGGCCTTAAGTGTTGTATCCTGGGAGTTCAGGAGTGTTGAACACCAGACTTGTGTCTTCAAAATTTGGGCGTTAGCTCAAATAATCCTCCAGGGCTTCATGACCGTTGGGCATGCAATGTGAAAGCTGGGCGTGTGATCCAACTTGCTAGGGGCTGTCTAATGAAGGGAAAATTggttggtaaagaatttcacaaataaattctcattgcaagtatagttctaaaccaacaaacaatcctctcatgcaaaaatttgtttgtcacaagtacaaacaccaataaaaataactgaagtattcaaacctcaggtcgtctctcaaaggaattgcagggaagtgtgcttaattattggttatggcaaagtatattttggggttttgaataagaaacaagaagagtaaattgcaagaaagtaaatgaaactcaaatgataaaaaggtcttggcaatggttgatggttaaggatctatatccttgtcactaaccacaacatgataattgcaaggattaatcccattaagtcatcctctaatgaatggaagaaagtcaaatgagctacatcaatcctaatccataagtcctagccacctcactaattaacttagtggaagctagagtcaatggataccAATTATCAACACTTGAACATTTGCAACTCAAGTTCACCAAAGtcaccatcccaagccaagaacacaaaaatctattctaacacccttccaagcatttaatcaaacacttggaaggcataaaaggaaggcaagataaaattgcaagaaaagtaaatctacaactaccaattgcaaggaattaacaacaacaactcaaatcaacaataaaagaatatgaaacataaattgcaatgaaggaaaatagaaggaacaagagtgcatcaacaacaaagtaaacaagtACAAAGAGTAAAGTACAAAACTAGGAAAGCAAATgtaaaggaacaagaaattagaaaggaaaagtaaatcaaaacatgaattaaacctagatctaagaaatcctaatctacatctaacctaattctagagagaagagagagcttctctctctagaaactaactaaagcatgatgaaaCTCAACTATGTGCTCTCCCCCTAactcctcttgatttctgcatgtaataggctctgaaatgagttggatctgggtctgggaagctcagaaattgcccccagcattttcactttaatgaggtcacgtgcaagctgcgacgcgtacgcatgggtcatgcgtacgcgtcgcttggcttTTTTTCTTCCCACGCGTAttcgtcatgtcacgcgtacacgtcgcctgACGACTTCATATTCACGCGTATGCAtcgttccacgcgtgcgcgtcaatgaaTGCACTCCAAAttcttgattttccatgagttctctactttgcatgcttttctcttcacttccttgatccattcctagccttttcaacctgaattcactaacaaacacatcaaggcatctagtggaatcaaaggtgaattaaaattaaccaattaaaggcctaaaaagcatgttttcacacttaagcacaaattaggaaaaaatcatgaaaccatgccattttagtgaataaatgtgagaaaaggtgataaaatcccctcaattcagcataaaatgcaccacgaaatagtggcgcatcaaatctccccacacttaaaccacagcatgtcctcatgctaaaccaagaacgagacaaagggtatcaatatttattcaatgcaaactacctaaatgcaacctatctaaatgtaactatctaaatgaatgcaattgcttggtcaaaataaatcaattcccaagaaagcatatataagcataagggctaaaggtattaacaaccaagccaaaccacaattgaattgagttattaaa
Encoded here:
- the LOC112750380 gene encoding E3 ubiquitin-protein ligase MPSR1 — its product is MASEPDVFERFVRNRDMTLFLPFFFGFSDSQSRDSSSQDQDNDETGERTTDAPNRERIILVNPFTQSMVVIDGASSLEALFRDMAVNNSRKAGRPPATKESIDAMPSFVIEEGEAEVGECVVCLEDFGVGALVKEMPCKHRFHPNCIEKWLGMHGTCPVCRYEMPVEEKDEGKKRDSEGEEEQEGGERERRRIGNGEVWVSFSFNRGISRRHDHDQNQNQNQNQDSSGDGDDDPNLGDYASSTAGGDAEAEN